The sequence GGGGAAGACGCCGACGAACGTGGGTGCAACCTCGGGCTCGAGCTCGAGGTAGGTCCGTTCCTCACCGCCGACTTCGTCCTCGCGGTAGGCGTGGTGGAGCACGGTGTAGACCGTCCGGTCGACGCCGAAGGACGGTTCGACGACGTGGGGGGTGACGTGCTCGCCGGCTTCCGTCTGTTCTTCGACCGCGAAACCGCACTTTTCGACGGGGATCTCGTGGGTTTCGTCCTCGAGGTCGATCTCGACCGTCTCACCCTCGAATGCGCTACGGTCGCGAGCAGCGAGCTCCTCGAGTTTCTGGACGACGGCCTGTGCGTCGCCGCCGAACTCCGGCCCCAGATAGCTCATGTCGGGGTCGACGACCGCTCGCTCGACGGTCTGTGGCTCGTCGTACTGTTTGAACACGGTGAAGCGGTCGCCGGAGTGCTCGCCGTGTTTCGAGAGGTCGTAGTCGCCGCGGTAGGCGAAGCCGGCGATCTCGATCCAGTTGCCGTCGATCTCGCTCTCTGCGTCCCAGCAGTCGGCAGCGTAGTGGGCGCGTTCGCCCGAGAGGTGCTGGCGGAACCGGAACCGGTCCATGTCGACGCCGATCGACGCGTACCACGGCTTGGCGACCCCGAGGAAGTACGCGACCCACGGATCGCCGATGATCCCCTCTTCGAGGGCCTCGCCGATCGTCGTCTCGATCGCTGCGCCGTCGTCGGCCTCCTGCTCGCTGGCCGGGTAGAGCGTCACGTCGACGTCGTCGACGCGCTCGAGCGGTGGTTCGTCGTCCTCCGGGTCGACGAAGTACTCGAGTTCGGCCTGCGTGAACTCGCGGGTTCGGATGATCGAGCGCCGGGGGCTGATCTCGTTTCTGTAGGCCCGCCCGATCTGGGTGACGCCGAAAGGAAGCTGGTTGCGCGCGTACTCCTTGAGACGAGGGAACTCGACGAAGATGCCCTGTGCGGTCTCCGGGCGCATGTAGCCGGGCTGGGCGTCGCCGGGGCCGATGTTCGTCGCGAACATGAGGTTGAAGTCCTCGACGGCGACGCCCGCGAGACCCGCGCCACACTCGGGACAGACGAGTTCGTGTTCGGCGATGACCGCCTCGACCTCCGGAATGGGGAGGCTCTCTGCGTCCTCGTACTCGGTGTTGTCCTCGACGAGGTGGTCAGCGCGGCTGCTGGCCTCACAGTCGGGACACTCGATCAGCATGTCGTCGAAGCCATCGAGGTGGCCCGAGGCCTCGAAGACCGGCTCGTGCATGATCGTCGGCGCGTCGATCTCCATGTTGCCCTCGGCGACGGCGAAGCGGTCCCGCCAGGCGTCCTCGAGGTTGCCCTTCAGTGACGCACCCTGCGGACCGAAGGTGTAGAAGCCGCCGACGCCGCCGTAGGCCCCCGACGTGCGAAAGAAGTAGCCCCGGCGTTTGGCGAGTTCGACGAGCTTCTCGCTCGTGGCCGCCGATGCTTCCGAGTCGGCTGCAGCGTCGTCCTCACTCATAGAGTGCCTCGAGTACGTCGACGTCCCGGACGATGCCCGTGAGGCGTTCGCCCGTGACCATCGGGATCTGTTCGACGTCGTTGCTGATCTGGCGCTGGGCGGCCTCCTGCAGGGACGTCCGTGAGGTGACCGTCACCACGTCCTCGGTCATGAACTCGCTGACCGGCCCGGTCGGGAGCTCGATGTCGCGGGTGGGCAGGTAGCGGCTCCCGACGGCCTTGATCCCCTCCCAGGACCACTCGGAGTCCTGGTCGGGGAAGTTGTCCCCGGTGGACTCCTCGCCCTCGACGATCCGGGCGACCTCGATGATGTCGACCTCGGTGAGAACGCCGCTCATCTCGCCCTCGTCGTCGAGTGCGATCGTGTAGGGCACGTTCGCGTAGGAGAGACTTCGCTCGGCGACGGGCAGCGGTGCGCCCTCGTAGGTGGTGTTTACGTCCTCGCTGGCGTAGGGCTCGACGGTATCGTCGGTCTCCTGATCGCCCGTCGCGATGGCGTGGACGACGTCCGTCACGGTGATGATTCCCTCGAATTCGCCGTCGACGACCGGCACGCGTCGAGCCCCTTCCTCGACCATCGTCCGTGCAACCTCCGGGAGCGGCGTCTCCCGGGTCGTCGTCGGAACGTCCTCCATCAACATCACGAGCTGGTCCTCGTCGGGCTGTTCGATCAGCGCCTCTCGAGAGATCAGGCCCCGGTACTCCGGCCCGTCGTCGGTCGGTTTGACGACCGGGACCGACGAAAAGGACTGCTCTTGCAGGTACTCGAGGACGTCCGAGCGCGTCCCCGGCAGGTCGGCGGTCACCACGTCCTCCCGTGGCGTCATCGCGTCGGCTACGTTCATGTCCCCACGGTAGGGCGAAAATGCGTATAAACCCAGTGCTTCTTCCGCAGCCACCGGATGCTGGCCTGCCTACGCGGTGGTCCGTCCCTCGAAAAGCCGATGGATATTGGGACAGTCAATCCGACGAGTTTATATGTGGGTGAGTGTCAGTGTCATACATGGCGACGAACCCCCACGCCATGACAGACGCCGACACCATCGTCGGCTCGATCGACTCGAGCAACCGCGGCCACGGCGAGGAGTACGTAATTGCGGACATCTCCGCTGACGGCGCGTGGCTCTCGATGGAAGCGGAAGCTGCACCGCAGCTTCCAGCGTGGCGGTAGGGGATCGGGGACCGGGTGGCCGTTTTCGCGAATCGATTCTGGATTCACACTCGAGAGATGCCACTCGCTCGGTACCAGAGAATAATGGAAGCGGGCTCGCTATCGAGTGGCAAAAACCCTCACTCGACGCTGGATCTGTCGGCCGAGGAATCGCTTTCTGGCTCGCTCGAGTCCCCCACGTCGTTCACGAGACGAAAGTCCGAGGACCCACACTGGCAACTGGTGCTCCCGATCGGCACGATCTTTCCCGATGGCCATCGTCGGGCGGCGTATACTGACCCGCAATTGATACATTTGGCCAGCTCTCTCTGCACGTCGTCCCTGTTGGCCATGTCCGGTATGTATAGACGATTTATTGGCCAGATGGGTATTTCTATCCACTCCTCGAGTTTGTCCTTACTACTCAACGAGTGGCTATTTTCGGTCGACACCGCACGGAACATCCTCGAGGACTCACGCTCTCGAGGCGCACCGATCGGGGACACAGGACCGACCAGCACTTGCTCGTGCCGCTGGCTCTCTCAGGCACGTTTGCCCCCCGACAACCCCTTTGTACTCGGTGTGGTGGATCGGTCCATGTCCATCGAGCGCGTGTTCTCCCAGCTTCCCGATCCCACGACCCACACGCTGCCGGATTACTCGCTCCCGAAGGGCGATCCCGTCTTCCCGATCGCCGTCACCCGCGAGGAACTCTCGACGGTCCTCGAGCTGTACGAGACGTTCGCGGCGGTCGACCCGCTCGGCCTCGAGTCCAACCCGTTTTACGTGGCGACGCGGTCGTTCGTCGAACGGACCTTCGGCGTCCCCCGGTATCGGCCGGACGAGGAGCTACAGGAAGACGTCGAACGCATGCTCACCGAGTTTTCCGACGACCTCGGCAGTGAGCCGCTGGGAGTCGTCGACGCGACGCCAGCCCACCTCCGGACGCTGTACCTCTTTCTCACGACGTGCCGGAGCTACCACGCCGCACCGTTGATCCGGTTCGACCCGGAACTCGAGGCCGTCGAGACGGTGTACGAACTCTATCGACGCATCACCGAGCAGGACGTCTACCTCAAACGGCCCCAGACGGTCCTCGAGTGACCTGCGGCTGAGTCGCTGTCCGGCAGCCAGCACCCTCACTCTCGATTCAGGTGACAGGCCGCGTACCGATCGTCGTCGGCCGTCTCAGACTCGAGCCAGTACGCTGGCTCTTCCAGTGCACAGATACTCTGCTCGGCGAACGCCCCCTCGAGCAGGTCGCTCGCCCGTTCCCACCGGGCTTCGCGGTCGTCGTCGTCGCCACGGTCGCGGTCGGTCGCGAGCAGGTCGATGGCCTCCGCGAGCACGTCCCCGGCCTCCCCTCGCGGCAGGTCCCCACCGAAGAACTCCCGGCGAATGTCGTCGCCGGACGTCGGCTCGAGCGTCCGGCGGGTCACGGCCCGGAGGAACGTTCGCGTCTGTGTCCACTCCTCGTCGGTGAGGTCGTAGCCATCGGGGGCGATGAGTCTGGGGCAGCGCGTCCGGAACCGACAGCCCGAGGGTGGATCGACCGGGCTCGGGACCTCTCCCTCGAGCACGCCGCGAGCGCCCTCGTCCCGCGGATCCGGAACGGGGATGGACTCGAGCAGCGCCTCGGTGTAGGGGTGTTTCGGGTTCTCGAACAGGACATCGGTTTCTGCCAGTTCGACCAGCTTGCCGAGGTACATGACGGCGACCCGGTCGGCGACGTACCGGATGACCGAGAGGTCGTGGGCGATGAAGAGGTAGGTGAGGCCGAACTCCTCCTGGAGGTCCGCCATCAGGTTCAGCACCTGCGCCTGCACCGAGACGTCGAGCGCCGAGACGGCCTCGTCGCAGACGACGAAGTCCGGTTCGACCGAGAGCGCCCGCGCGAGGTTCACCCGCTGTCGCTGCCCGCCGGAGAACTCGTGGGGATACCGATCGTAGTGGCTGGCCTCGAGGCCGACCCGCTCTAGGAGCCACCGTGCCCGGTCGGCCCGGCCCGCGTCGTCGAGCATGTCGTGGGCCCACATCGGTTCTTCGACGATCTGGCCGACGGTCATCCGCGGGTCGAGCGACGACTGGGGGTCCTGAAAGACCATCTGGATGTCAGACCGGGTCTGCCGAAGCGCCTCACCGCCGAGATCGGCCAGATCCTCCCCCTGAAAGACGATCCGGCCGTCGGTCGGCTCGAGCAGCCGCAGGATCGTTCGACCGAGGGTGCTCTTGCCACAGCCGCTCTCGCCGACCAGCCCGAGGGTCTCTCCGCGACGAACCGCGAAGCTCACGTCGTCGACGGCCCGGACGCGCTCGCGCTCGATCGACACCGGCGGAAACGACCCCGGATCGAACTCGAGGCCGCCGAGAAAGCCCGACTCCTGCGTGAAGTGTTTCGTCAGCCCGTCGACCTCGAGGAGGACGTCGTCGTAGCTGCCGTCGGCTGGTTCTGGCCCGGACCGTGCGTCCATAGCCGGGGACTGTGTCCGCTCAGCCATCGTCGTCACCTCCGTCTTCGAGGCTCCACTGGCGTTCGTCGTCTCCTGGCCGCGACTCGTCAGCAGCTTCTTCTGCCCACGAATCGTCGCCGTCTCGCTCTCGCTCGAGGTCGACGCCCGTTTCTTCGCCGCCGTCTTCCCGAACGGTCGGAGATTCCTCGTCACCTGTGCTGTCGCCGGCCACTTCGGAACCACCGGTCCCGCTTCCGTCCGGCGTCCCCGCGGTCACCTGTGGTTCGACCTCGAGAGGCCGGCTCCCCCCGTAGTCGGCCGCGAAGACGTCGTGTTTGACGCAGGCCGCCCGGTGTGGATGGCCGTCGACCCGGTCGATCTCCCGCGCTTCCGGGTTGTCCTCCCTGCAGACTGCCCGTGCGTCGGGACAGCGCGGGTGGAACCGACAACCTCGCGGCGGATCGATCGCGTTGGGCATCGTCCCCTCGATCGGCTCGAGGCGTTCGACGGTCCGGTCCGGCCGGGGCATCGAGTTCAGCAACGCCTCGGTGTAGGGATGGCTCGTTTCGTAGAACAGTTCGTCGACCGGAGCCTGTTCGACGATCTCGCCCAGGTACATCACGTTCACCCGGTCTGCGACCTCGGCGACGACGCCCATGTCGTGGGTCACCCAGAGGAAACTCGTCCCGTACTTCGCCTGGAGGTCGTCGACGAGGTCGAGGATCTGGCCCTCGACGGTGACGTCCAGCGCCGTCGTCGGTTCGTCGGCGATGATCAGGCTGGGCTCGCAGGCCAGCGCCATCGCGATCAACACCCGCTGGCGCATCCCGCCGGAGAACTGGTGGGGATATTCGCCGTAGCGCTGTTCGGGATCCGGGATCCCGACCTCGCGGAGCATGTCGATCGCTTCCCGTCTGGCGGCCTCACCCTCGAGGTCGCGATTGAGTTCGATAAACTCCCGGAGCTGGCCGCCGACGGTGTAGACGGGATTGAGCGACTCCATCGGGTCCTGAAAGATGACGGCGATCTCGTTGCCCCGGATCTCCCGGCGCATCTCGGCGTCGGAGAGCACGTCCTCGCGTCGGCGGCGCTCGCCGTCTGGACCCTCCTCGAACCCGACGATCGTCCGACCCCTGTACCGGATCTCACCGCCGACGATCTCGCCGGGGTCGTCGACCAGCCGAAGGAGACTCATCGAGGCGACGCTCTTGCCGGCCCCGCTCTCGCCGACGAGACAGACGATCTCGCCCTCGTAGACGTCGAAGGAGATGCCATCGACCGCGCGGACGGTGCCGCTCTCGGTGGGGAACTGCGTCTGCAGGTTCTCGACGCGCAACAGCGGCTCCTGGTCGCCGTCCGGGCCCGGACCCGAGTCCGGGGATGGGTTCGCCTCTGGACCTCGAGTGCGGTCGGAATCGGTGTGGCTGTCTCGTACCATGGTGATAGCGGTGATCAGTCGTCGAGCCGCGGATCGAGGGCGTCCTGGAGGCCGTCGCCGAACAGGTTGAAGCCCATGATGGTGATCATGATCGCGAGGCCGGGCCAGATCGAGAGCCAGACGTTTCCGTGCATCTCGTCGTGGGAGTCAGAGAGCATCTGGCCCCAGTCGGGCGTCGGGGGCTGGGCGCCGTAGCCGAGGAAGGAGAGCCCGGCGACCAGCAGGATCATCACGCCGATCTGGAGCGTCGCGTACACCAGCACCGGTGCGAAGCTGTTCGGGACGACGTGTCGGCGGATCACGGTCCGATCTTTGACTCCCGCCGCACGCGCGGCCTCGATGTAGTCCATCTCCCGGACGCTCAGCACCTCGCTGCGGATGATCCGGGCGAACACGGGGATAAACGCCAGCCCGATCCCGGCGATCGCGTACTGGATGTCCGCCTGCCCCGCGCTCGCGAACTCCGTGAAGACGATGATCAGGATCAACGGCGGGATCGCGTACAGCGTCTCGACGGCTCGCATCAGCGCGTCGTCGATCCGGCCGCCGTAGAACCCGGCGACGGACCCGACGATCGTCCCGCCGATCAGCGCGAGCCCCGTCGAAACGATCCCGACGGTGACCGACACCTGCGCGCCGTAGACGACCCGCGTGAAGTAATCTCGGCCCGCGCCGTCGGTCCCCAGCGGGTACTCGAGCGAGCCCGAGGCGTGGAACGCGGGGGGTTCGTGTGGGCTTCCCTCGCCGGGCGGCGGAATCTGCGTCGGGTGGTCGAAGATCGGCAGCGCCTCCGCGAACGCGTAATCGGAGACCATCCCGAGGGTCAGCCGCGAGAGGTTACTGTCGACCGCCGTGTAGAGGGTGATCAGCAGGACGAACGCGACGACGTACATCCCCCACCGGGCGGTCGCGTCCCGCCTGACTCGCCTGAGAGTGTGTCGCCACCCTCTCGAGGGCCCAACCTCGGGCTCGTCGCCGGGGTCCCGGTCGCCCTCGAGTTGTGATTCGCCGATCGACATGGTCACTCACGCTCCCCGTAGGTCACTCGCGGGTCGATGTACGCGTAGGAGATGTCCGTAATGACGACGCCGATCACGAACACCGTCGCGATGATCATGGTCACGCCGACGATGAGCTGGTAGTCGAGTCCCTGTATCGCCTCGAAGAACAGCCGGCCGAGTCCGGGAATGTCGAAGACGTACTCGATGAGCACCGCGCCCCCGAGCGCCGTCGAGAGGTTGAGGCCGACTATCGTGACGATCGGCAGCTGAGCCGGTCGAAACGCGTGCTTTCGGAGGATCGTCCGCTCGGGGACGCCGTAGGCACGGGCGAGTTTGACGTGCTCTGCGTGCAGCGAGTCGACCATCTGGGTGCGTTCGACGCGCATCAGCGTCGCCATCTGGAGCGTTCCCAGCGCGATCGTGGGCAACAGGAGGTGTCTGACCGTCTGGTAGAGCAGTTCGGGCCAGGTGTCGATCCAGTCGTAGCCTTCCGGGCCGAGCCAGGGATAGACGAGCCCGGCAGCTGGCAACCACCCGAGCTGGATCGCGAAGACGATGATGAGCATGATGCCGATCCAGAACGAGGGGGTGCTGACGCCGAACAGTGCGACGATCCGGGAGACGTGGTCGGCTGCCTCGTTCCGTCGTTTCGCCGCGAGGATCCCCAGCGGAATCGCGGTCACGACGGCGAAGGCGTACGCCGAGAGCACGAGCAACAGCGTCGGCCCGAGTCGCTGGGCCACGAGGTCGGCGACCGGCCGATCCCGGTGGATGCTGTACCCGAGGTCACCCTGGACGAGTCCCTCCATGTACGTGAGGTACCGTTCGTGAAGCGGCCTGTCGAGGCCGTACTGGGCCTCGATCTGCCGGACGAGTTCCTCGTCGACCTCGGCGCCGGCCAGCATCAGCCGGACCGGGTCCCCCGGTGCCAGGTTCGCGAGCGCGAACGTGATGATCGAGACGCCGATCAACACGGGGATCGCTTGCAGCAGGCGAACGATCGTGTATCGGAGCAGGCCCATCGTCTCAGCCTCCGTGGGACGGTCGCGACCGCGGACGTCTCGGTTCGGTTCCGAATCCCAGACCGAACCGATCGATCACGTCGACGATCACTCGTCGAGCCAGACGTTTCCGTAGTCGGAGACGAACCGGGGGTTCGTGCTCACCTCCGGGTGGACGTGCAGGTCCCTGACGTGCTCGCCCGCAGCCAGTGTGTTGTGCTCGGTGTGGGTCGGCAACATCGGCAGATACTCGATGATTTCCTCGGTGATGTCCACGTACATCTCCCGACGTTCGTCCTGATCTGTGCTCGTCCGCGCGTCCTCGATCAGGTCGTGGAACTCGCCTTGCCCCTCGTAGAAGTGTCCCTGGGTCAGTTCCTCGCCGCTCTCGTGAAGCAGGTTGTAGTAGTAGGCGTCGGGGTCGGGGCCGCCGGTCCAGCCGAGCAGGTACATCTCGTAATCGTCGGCGTTACCCGTCCGACTCTGCTCGGCGAGCGTCCCGAATCCGACCGCGTTGACGTGGGCGCCGTAGCCGACCTCCTCGAGGCGAACCGCGATCCGTTCGGCCAGCGCCTCGCGGGAGCCACCTTCTGGCGCGAGAATGATCGGCTGCCAGTCGTCGGGAACGCCAGCCTCGTCGAGCAAGGCCTCGGCCTCGTCGGGGTCGTAGTCCGGCATCGATTCCTCCCATTCGTCCATCGGAAACTCCCACCCGCCGCCCTCGTCGGTGATCTCCGGGATGGGGCTGACCAGCGGATCGGCCGTCACGCCCATCTCGTCTTCGACGAAATCCCGGAGCGAGAACGAGTGAGCGACCGCGCGTCGTACGTCCGGATCGGTCGTCTCCCCTTCGTTGCAGTTGAACGCGAGGTACATGTACGACGGACTTTCGCCGATGTGCAGTCGCACGTCGTCTGCCTCGTCGACTTCGTCCCACGCGCCAGAGGGAATCTCCTCGATCACGTCGACGTCGCCCGCGAGAATCTGGGAGATCCGACTCGAGTCGTCCGGCGTGTGACGGAACTCGATCTCCTCGAGATACGGCATCGGCTCGCCCCAGTAGTCGTCCCAGCGCTCGACGACGACGTACTCGCCGGGCTGGTAGTCCGCCCACTGGAAGGGACCACAGCCGACTGGATCCTCGTTGAACTCGTCGGGACCGACGTCCTCGCGGTGTTCTCGCGGAATCGCGGGGACGCCCATCGTCATCATCTCCCACGGCCCGAAGGGATGCTCGAGGTCGACCTGGAAGGAGTGGTCGTCGATGTGCTCGACGTCCTCGACCATGTCGTACTGGGTGATCAGCTGTGACTCCTCTTCGATCGTCTGGGTGAACATCACCGTACAGTCCTCGGCAGTCACCGGGTCGCCGTTGTGGAACTCGGCGTCGTCTCTGATCTCGAAGAGCCACCGTTCGCCGTCGCGTTCTTCCTCCGGGAAGTCCGTCGCGATGTGGGGCTCGAGCTCGAGTTCGTCGGTCCACTCGTAGAGGCTGTCGAACAGCAGGTTGACGACCTGCTGGCTGTAGGAGTCGAAGGTGTGGACCGGGTCGTAGTCGTCGTCTCGCTCCTCTGACTGGAGGAACGTGAGTGACCCACCCGTCGCTGCGTCCTCGTCGTCGGGCTCTTCCCGGTCGTACTGGTAGTCTTCGACTTCGGGGTCGTCTTCTTCGTCTGTCCCACCGATACACCCTGCGAGGGCGGCGATCGAAAGCCCGGCACTGGCGGCGAGCACCCGTCGCCGCCCGGGCTGGAAACGCGTCCCGTGCATCTCCTCGAAGAGTGGCGGTCGAACGATCTTTGTTAACCATTCCCAACTATCGTGGAAGTCTCTCGGTACGTCTGGATCGCCGGCTGTAAACGACTGTTACGACAGACGGCCCGTGGACGGTTACGCCGGTCGGTGTTCGATCGTGGTCTGCGGTGTACACTCCTGGATCGGCACACCCCATCGGGCGGTTCCAGCCCGGATCGAAACCCGACGAGCGAACGCACCCGGCCCCGAGAACAGTGAGATTTTTCCATCACCGAGTGTTGGTACTCCGTATGAATTACCGAGCCGTCGAAACGACGGACGAGTACGTCGCCCGCCTCGAGACGGGGGCCGACTGGCGGGCAGAGATCGAGGCACTCGCTGCCGAGGTCGAGGCGGAGGCGGCCTGGTTCACCGCGCTTGGGGCGGTCCAGGACGCCGAACTGTGGTTCTACGATCAGGACGCCTGTGAGTACTACCCGATCGACCTCGCGGAACCGCTCGAGGTCGCGAGTTGCGTCGGCAACGTTTCGCTGCTGGACGACGACCGTTTCGCACACACCCACGCCGTCCTCTCCGATCCGGACGGCATCGCCTACGCCGGCCACCTGAACGAGGCCACCGTCTGGGCCGGCGAGGTCTACATGCGCGTCTTCGAGGAACCACTCGAGCGCGCCTACGACGAGACGACCGAACTCGACCTCTGGCTCTAGTATGCGAGAGGAAGACGTCCGATACTTCGAGGGGCTCGAATCACAGCTCGACGAGGCGTTCGAGGTCGCCCAGACGGCCAAAAAACGCGGCGGGGACCCCGAACCCGAAGTCGAGATTCCGGTCGCCAAGGACATGGCCGACCGCG is a genomic window of Natrarchaeobaculum aegyptiacum containing:
- the glyS gene encoding glycine--tRNA ligase — translated: MSEDDAAADSEASAATSEKLVELAKRRGYFFRTSGAYGGVGGFYTFGPQGASLKGNLEDAWRDRFAVAEGNMEIDAPTIMHEPVFEASGHLDGFDDMLIECPDCEASSRADHLVEDNTEYEDAESLPIPEVEAVIAEHELVCPECGAGLAGVAVEDFNLMFATNIGPGDAQPGYMRPETAQGIFVEFPRLKEYARNQLPFGVTQIGRAYRNEISPRRSIIRTREFTQAELEYFVDPEDDEPPLERVDDVDVTLYPASEQEADDGAAIETTIGEALEEGIIGDPWVAYFLGVAKPWYASIGVDMDRFRFRQHLSGERAHYAADCWDAESEIDGNWIEIAGFAYRGDYDLSKHGEHSGDRFTVFKQYDEPQTVERAVVDPDMSYLGPEFGGDAQAVVQKLEELAARDRSAFEGETVEIDLEDETHEIPVEKCGFAVEEQTEAGEHVTPHVVEPSFGVDRTVYTVLHHAYREDEVGGEERTYLELEPEVAPTFVGVFPLQGDDELVDEAESIVDDLRAAGLSVTYDDSGNIGRRYRRQDEVGTPFCVTADFESLEDGAVTVRERDSTEQKRVSIEELPETLSAVRAGELAFENI
- a CDS encoding ABC transporter ATP-binding protein, producing MLRVENLQTQFPTESGTVRAVDGISFDVYEGEIVCLVGESGAGKSVASMSLLRLVDDPGEIVGGEIRYRGRTIVGFEEGPDGERRRREDVLSDAEMRREIRGNEIAVIFQDPMESLNPVYTVGGQLREFIELNRDLEGEAARREAIDMLREVGIPDPEQRYGEYPHQFSGGMRQRVLIAMALACEPSLIIADEPTTALDVTVEGQILDLVDDLQAKYGTSFLWVTHDMGVVAEVADRVNVMYLGEIVEQAPVDELFYETSHPYTEALLNSMPRPDRTVERLEPIEGTMPNAIDPPRGCRFHPRCPDARAVCREDNPEAREIDRVDGHPHRAACVKHDVFAADYGGSRPLEVEPQVTAGTPDGSGTGGSEVAGDSTGDEESPTVREDGGEETGVDLERERDGDDSWAEEAADESRPGDDERQWSLEDGGDDDG
- a CDS encoding CBS domain-containing protein; the protein is MNVADAMTPREDVVTADLPGTRSDVLEYLQEQSFSSVPVVKPTDDGPEYRGLISREALIEQPDEDQLVMLMEDVPTTTRETPLPEVARTMVEEGARRVPVVDGEFEGIITVTDVVHAIATGDQETDDTVEPYASEDVNTTYEGAPLPVAERSLSYANVPYTIALDDEGEMSGVLTEVDIIEVARIVEGEESTGDNFPDQDSEWSWEGIKAVGSRYLPTRDIELPTGPVSEFMTEDVVTVTSRTSLQEAAQRQISNDVEQIPMVTGERLTGIVRDVDVLEALYE
- a CDS encoding PPC domain-containing DNA-binding protein, with the translated sequence MNYRAVETTDEYVARLETGADWRAEIEALAAEVEAEAAWFTALGAVQDAELWFYDQDACEYYPIDLAEPLEVASCVGNVSLLDDDRFAHTHAVLSDPDGIAYAGHLNEATVWAGEVYMRVFEEPLERAYDETTELDLWL
- a CDS encoding ABC transporter permease, whose translation is MSIGESQLEGDRDPGDEPEVGPSRGWRHTLRRVRRDATARWGMYVVAFVLLITLYTAVDSNLSRLTLGMVSDYAFAEALPIFDHPTQIPPPGEGSPHEPPAFHASGSLEYPLGTDGAGRDYFTRVVYGAQVSVTVGIVSTGLALIGGTIVGSVAGFYGGRIDDALMRAVETLYAIPPLILIIVFTEFASAGQADIQYAIAGIGLAFIPVFARIIRSEVLSVREMDYIEAARAAGVKDRTVIRRHVVPNSFAPVLVYATLQIGVMILLVAGLSFLGYGAQPPTPDWGQMLSDSHDEMHGNVWLSIWPGLAIMITIMGFNLFGDGLQDALDPRLDD
- a CDS encoding ABC transporter permease, encoding MGLLRYTIVRLLQAIPVLIGVSIITFALANLAPGDPVRLMLAGAEVDEELVRQIEAQYGLDRPLHERYLTYMEGLVQGDLGYSIHRDRPVADLVAQRLGPTLLLVLSAYAFAVVTAIPLGILAAKRRNEAADHVSRIVALFGVSTPSFWIGIMLIIVFAIQLGWLPAAGLVYPWLGPEGYDWIDTWPELLYQTVRHLLLPTIALGTLQMATLMRVERTQMVDSLHAEHVKLARAYGVPERTILRKHAFRPAQLPIVTIVGLNLSTALGGAVLIEYVFDIPGLGRLFFEAIQGLDYQLIVGVTMIIATVFVIGVVITDISYAYIDPRVTYGERE
- a CDS encoding ABC transporter substrate-binding protein — translated: MHGTRFQPGRRRVLAASAGLSIAALAGCIGGTDEEDDPEVEDYQYDREEPDDEDAATGGSLTFLQSEERDDDYDPVHTFDSYSQQVVNLLFDSLYEWTDELELEPHIATDFPEEERDGERWLFEIRDDAEFHNGDPVTAEDCTVMFTQTIEEESQLITQYDMVEDVEHIDDHSFQVDLEHPFGPWEMMTMGVPAIPREHREDVGPDEFNEDPVGCGPFQWADYQPGEYVVVERWDDYWGEPMPYLEEIEFRHTPDDSSRISQILAGDVDVIEEIPSGAWDEVDEADDVRLHIGESPSYMYLAFNCNEGETTDPDVRRAVAHSFSLRDFVEDEMGVTADPLVSPIPEITDEGGGWEFPMDEWEESMPDYDPDEAEALLDEAGVPDDWQPIILAPEGGSREALAERIAVRLEEVGYGAHVNAVGFGTLAEQSRTGNADDYEMYLLGWTGGPDPDAYYYNLLHESGEELTQGHFYEGQGEFHDLIEDARTSTDQDERREMYVDITEEIIEYLPMLPTHTEHNTLAAGEHVRDLHVHPEVSTNPRFVSDYGNVWLDE
- a CDS encoding ABC transporter ATP-binding protein; its protein translation is MDARSGPEPADGSYDDVLLEVDGLTKHFTQESGFLGGLEFDPGSFPPVSIERERVRAVDDVSFAVRRGETLGLVGESGCGKSTLGRTILRLLEPTDGRIVFQGEDLADLGGEALRQTRSDIQMVFQDPQSSLDPRMTVGQIVEEPMWAHDMLDDAGRADRARWLLERVGLEASHYDRYPHEFSGGQRQRVNLARALSVEPDFVVCDEAVSALDVSVQAQVLNLMADLQEEFGLTYLFIAHDLSVIRYVADRVAVMYLGKLVELAETDVLFENPKHPYTEALLESIPVPDPRDEGARGVLEGEVPSPVDPPSGCRFRTRCPRLIAPDGYDLTDEEWTQTRTFLRAVTRRTLEPTSGDDIRREFFGGDLPRGEAGDVLAEAIDLLATDRDRGDDDDREARWERASDLLEGAFAEQSICALEEPAYWLESETADDDRYAACHLNRE
- a CDS encoding DUF7556 family protein — its product is MATNPHAMTDADTIVGSIDSSNRGHGEEYVIADISADGAWLSMEAEAAPQLPAWR